Proteins from a genomic interval of Pantoea deleyi:
- the lldD gene encoding FMN-dependent L-lactate dehydrogenase LldD: MIISAASDYRAAAQRILPPFLFHYLDGGAYAEHTLRRNVEDLSDVALRQRILKNMSELSLETRLFNETLSMPVALAPVGLCGMYARRGEVQAARAADRKGIPFTLSTVSVCPIEEVAPQISRPMWFQLYVLRDRGFMRNALERAKAAGCTTLVFTVDMPTPGARYRDAHSGMSGQHAALRRYWQAVTHPQWALDVGLQGRPHDLGNISTYLGKPTGLEDYIGWLANNFDPSISWRDLEWIREFWEGPMVIKGILDPEDARDAVRFGADGIVVSNHGGRQLDGVLSSARALPAIADAVKGDITILADSGIRNGLDVVRMIALGADSVLLGRAFIYALATHGQRGVENLLNLIEKEMRVAMTLTGAKSIGDITRDSLVQAEALLSPQLAPSRPRAVS; the protein is encoded by the coding sequence ATGATTATCTCCGCTGCCAGTGACTATCGCGCTGCCGCGCAACGTATCCTGCCACCGTTCCTGTTTCACTATCTGGATGGCGGCGCCTATGCCGAGCACACCCTGCGCCGCAACGTGGAGGACCTCTCTGATGTGGCGCTGCGCCAGCGTATCCTGAAGAACATGTCGGAGCTGAGTCTGGAAACCAGACTCTTCAATGAAACGCTGTCGATGCCGGTCGCACTGGCGCCGGTCGGCCTGTGCGGGATGTATGCCCGGCGCGGTGAGGTGCAGGCGGCGCGTGCGGCCGACCGCAAAGGCATTCCCTTTACCCTGTCGACGGTTTCGGTCTGCCCGATCGAAGAGGTTGCGCCGCAGATTTCACGGCCGATGTGGTTTCAGCTTTATGTACTGCGTGACCGTGGCTTCATGCGCAACGCGCTGGAGCGCGCCAAAGCCGCCGGGTGCACGACGCTGGTGTTTACCGTCGATATGCCAACGCCGGGCGCACGGTATCGCGATGCACACTCCGGCATGAGCGGCCAGCACGCGGCGCTGCGGCGCTACTGGCAGGCGGTGACACATCCGCAGTGGGCGCTGGATGTCGGGCTGCAGGGACGACCTCACGACCTGGGGAACATCTCCACTTATCTCGGCAAACCTACCGGGCTGGAAGATTATATCGGCTGGCTGGCAAACAACTTCGATCCCTCTATTTCCTGGCGCGACCTGGAGTGGATCCGCGAGTTCTGGGAAGGGCCGATGGTGATCAAAGGCATTCTCGACCCGGAAGATGCGCGGGATGCGGTGCGGTTCGGCGCCGATGGCATCGTGGTTTCGAACCACGGCGGACGCCAGCTGGATGGGGTGCTCTCTTCGGCGCGTGCGCTGCCGGCGATTGCCGACGCCGTCAAAGGTGACATCACGATTCTGGCGGACAGCGGCATCCGTAACGGGCTTGATGTGGTGCGGATGATCGCGCTGGGTGCAGACAGCGTGCTGCTGGGACGGGCCTTTATCTATGCGCTGGCGACCCACGGTCAGCGCGGCGTGGAGAACCTGCTGAACCTGATTGAGAAGGAGATGCGCGTCGCCATGACGCTTACCGGCGCGAAATCGATTGGTGACATCACCCGCGACTCGCTGGTGCAGGCGGAGGCGTTACTCAGCCCGCAGCTCGCGCCCTCCCGTCCGCGCGCCGTGAGCTGA
- the lldR gene encoding transcriptional regulator LldR, whose product MTGADTLVKRLRAYITEHQLEPGMRLPAERQLSAELGVARSSLREAIQQLISSGMLVSRRGGGTWIRQQLAPWSEQRIVEPIRQLLQDDPDYRYDILEARHAIEASTAWHAALRATDADKEKLQYAFDATLKLKESDDPDLAAQADVRFHLAIAEASHNVVLLQTMRGFFELLQSSVMQSRQRMYTQPAIFARLTEQHQALLDAILAGDADAARQAAMQHLGFVHTTLKSLHEDEARQARITRLPDTDTRNPEESD is encoded by the coding sequence ATGACCGGTGCCGACACCCTTGTAAAGCGCCTGCGCGCTTACATTACCGAACATCAGCTTGAGCCGGGCATGCGCCTGCCCGCCGAGCGGCAGCTCTCTGCCGAGCTGGGGGTGGCGCGCTCTTCGCTGCGGGAAGCAATACAGCAGCTGATCAGCAGCGGGATGCTGGTCAGCCGACGCGGCGGCGGCACCTGGATCCGTCAGCAGCTGGCGCCCTGGTCGGAACAGCGCATCGTCGAGCCGATTCGTCAACTGCTGCAGGACGATCCCGACTACCGCTATGACATTCTGGAGGCGCGCCACGCCATCGAGGCCAGCACCGCCTGGCATGCGGCACTGCGCGCCACCGATGCCGATAAAGAGAAGCTGCAGTACGCGTTTGATGCCACCCTGAAACTGAAAGAGAGTGACGACCCCGACCTCGCCGCCCAGGCGGATGTCCGCTTCCATCTGGCGATTGCCGAGGCGTCGCACAATGTGGTGCTGCTGCAGACCATGCGGGGCTTTTTTGAACTGCTGCAGTCATCGGTGATGCAGAGCCGCCAGCGCATGTATACCCAGCCGGCGATCTTCGCCCGCCTCACGGAACAGCATCAGGCGCTGCTCGATGCCATCCTGGCGGGCGATGCCGATGCGGCCCGCCAGGCGGCGATGCAGCATCTGGGGTTTGTGCACACCACCCTGAAAAGTCTGCATGAAGATGAGGCGCGCCAGGCGCGCATCACCCGCCTGCCCGACACCGATACACGTAACCCAGAGGAATCTGACTGA
- a CDS encoding OsmC family protein translates to MTIHKKGSAHWEGDIKGKGTVSTESGVLSQQPYGFNTRFEGGKGTNPEELIGAAHAACFSMALSLMLGNEGHTPQSIDTTADVSLDKKGEGFAITKVALTSTVSLPGIDESTFDEIINKAKAGCPVSQLLNAEITLDYTLNN, encoded by the coding sequence ATGACCATTCATAAGAAAGGCTCAGCGCACTGGGAAGGCGACATCAAAGGCAAAGGCACGGTCAGCACCGAGAGCGGTGTGCTGAGCCAGCAACCCTATGGTTTCAATACCCGTTTCGAGGGTGGCAAAGGCACCAACCCGGAAGAGCTGATTGGTGCAGCCCATGCGGCCTGCTTCTCTATGGCCCTGTCGCTGATGCTGGGTAACGAAGGCCACACGCCGCAGAGCATCGACACCACGGCTGACGTGTCACTGGACAAGAAAGGCGAGGGCTTTGCCATCACCAAAGTTGCGCTGACCAGCACCGTCTCTCTGCCAGGCATCGATGAGTCCACCTTTGACGAGATTATCAATAAAGCCAAAGCGGGCTGCCCGGTGTCTCAGTTGCTGAACGCAGAAATTACGCTGGATTACACCCTGAATAACTGA
- a CDS encoding LysR family transcriptional regulator, whose protein sequence is MNRQPMFTPQQLLSFVAVCETASFTRAADRVHLSQSTVSQQVRRLEEMVGKALLVRSSHQVQITEEGEKLLGYARRIIALNGEAHDVLSDQWRDGVLRLGVPEDFAAPTADLLAHFSRAHPQLRLDVMSGMQVELRRAWQREELDIMLIKQPYGERPLASRPEPLLWLDSAAWPCFEQTPVPLVLFPQQGLYRDEVCQTLDALGRSWRIGYSSASLVALAAASAQGLGLTLLPASCRLPQHRVLGSEQGLPVIDTFELALFCRHPRDPLQRELAESLAAFGQLRWQ, encoded by the coding sequence ATGAATCGTCAGCCGATGTTTACGCCACAGCAGCTGCTCAGCTTTGTGGCGGTGTGTGAAACCGCCAGTTTTACCCGCGCCGCCGACCGGGTCCATCTGTCGCAGTCCACCGTCAGCCAGCAGGTGCGAAGGCTGGAGGAGATGGTCGGTAAAGCACTGCTGGTGCGCTCCTCGCATCAGGTGCAGATCACCGAAGAGGGCGAGAAGCTGCTGGGCTATGCCCGCCGGATTATTGCCCTGAACGGGGAGGCGCATGACGTGCTGAGTGACCAGTGGCGCGACGGCGTGCTGCGGCTCGGGGTGCCGGAAGATTTTGCCGCCCCCACCGCCGACCTGCTGGCGCACTTCAGTCGCGCCCATCCGCAGCTGCGGCTGGATGTGATGAGCGGAATGCAGGTGGAGCTGCGCCGCGCCTGGCAGCGGGAAGAGCTGGATATCATGCTGATCAAGCAGCCCTACGGCGAGCGGCCGCTGGCGTCGCGTCCCGAGCCGCTGCTGTGGCTCGACAGCGCAGCCTGGCCTTGCTTTGAGCAGACGCCGGTGCCGCTGGTGCTGTTTCCGCAGCAGGGACTCTATCGCGATGAGGTCTGTCAGACGCTCGACGCCCTGGGGCGCAGCTGGCGCATTGGTTACAGCAGCGCCAGCCTGGTTGCGCTGGCCGCGGCCAGTGCGCAGGGGCTGGGCCTGACCTTGCTGCCTGCCAGCTGTCGCCTGCCGCAGCATCGGGTGCTGGGCAGTGAACAGGGGCTGCCGGTGATCGATACCTTCGAACTGGCCCTCTTCTGTCGTCATCCCCGGGATCCGCTGCAGCGCGAGCTGGCGGAGTCGCTGGCAGCGTTCGGTCAGCTGCGCTGGCAGTGA
- the lldP gene encoding L-lactate permease, producing the protein MQIWQQNYDPLGNIWLSSLVALIPILFFFFALIKLKMKGYLAATTTVVLALLVALFLYQMPAAQALAAVVYGFLYGLWPIAWIIVAAVFVYKISVKTGQFDIIRASILSITPDQRLQMLIVGFSFGAFLEGAAGFGAPVAITAALLVGLGFNPLYAAGLCLIVNTAPVAFGAMGIPIIVAGQVTGLDSFAIGQMAGRQLPLLTLIVLFWIMAIMDGWRGVRETWPAVMVAGGSFAIAQFLSSNFLGPELPDIISSLASLISLTLFLRVWKPVRIFRFADAGAKPDAALQPVKKYRPGEVIRAWMPFLFLTATVTLWSIPPFKALFAKGGALYDWVLAMPVPMLNELVARMPPVVGSATPYPAIYKLDLVSATGTAILIAAVMAMIFLRMKPRTALQTFGETLKELALPIYSIGMVLAFAFISNYSGLSATLALALAHTGHAFTFFSPFLGWLGVFLTGSDTSSNALFAALQATTAQQIGVHDVLLVAANTTGGVTGKMISPQSIAIACAAVGLVGKESDLFRFTVKHSLIFTCMVGVITTLQAYVFPWMIP; encoded by the coding sequence ATGCAGATCTGGCAACAAAACTACGATCCGCTGGGTAATATCTGGCTCTCAAGCCTGGTCGCGCTGATCCCGATTCTCTTTTTCTTTTTTGCGCTGATTAAGCTCAAAATGAAAGGCTACCTGGCTGCCACCACGACCGTGGTGCTGGCGCTGCTGGTGGCGCTGTTCCTCTATCAGATGCCTGCGGCACAGGCGCTGGCCGCCGTGGTCTATGGCTTTCTCTATGGACTGTGGCCGATTGCCTGGATAATTGTCGCGGCGGTCTTCGTCTATAAGATCTCGGTGAAAACCGGCCAGTTCGATATTATCCGCGCCTCCATCCTGTCGATTACCCCCGATCAGCGTCTGCAGATGCTGATTGTCGGCTTCTCGTTTGGTGCCTTTCTGGAAGGGGCGGCAGGCTTTGGTGCGCCGGTGGCGATTACCGCCGCGCTGCTGGTCGGGCTGGGATTTAATCCGCTTTACGCCGCCGGTCTCTGCCTGATTGTGAACACCGCGCCGGTCGCCTTTGGCGCGATGGGTATCCCGATTATTGTGGCGGGGCAGGTCACCGGGCTGGACAGTTTTGCCATCGGCCAGATGGCCGGGCGGCAGCTGCCGCTGCTGACCCTGATTGTGCTGTTCTGGATTATGGCGATTATGGATGGCTGGCGCGGCGTCAGAGAGACCTGGCCTGCGGTGATGGTCGCTGGCGGCTCCTTCGCTATCGCCCAGTTCCTCAGCTCTAACTTCCTCGGCCCGGAACTGCCCGACATTATCTCGTCGCTCGCCTCGCTGATTTCGCTGACGCTGTTCCTGCGGGTCTGGAAGCCGGTGCGCATTTTCCGCTTCGCAGACGCCGGGGCGAAGCCGGATGCGGCCCTGCAGCCGGTGAAGAAGTACCGGCCAGGAGAGGTGATCCGCGCCTGGATGCCGTTCCTGTTTCTGACCGCCACCGTCACGCTCTGGAGCATTCCGCCCTTTAAGGCGCTGTTTGCCAAAGGCGGCGCGCTCTATGACTGGGTGCTGGCGATGCCGGTGCCGATGCTGAATGAGCTGGTGGCGCGGATGCCACCCGTCGTCGGCAGCGCCACCCCCTATCCGGCGATCTATAAACTGGATCTGGTTTCCGCCACCGGCACTGCCATCCTGATTGCGGCGGTCATGGCGATGATCTTCCTGCGCATGAAGCCCAGGACGGCCCTGCAGACCTTCGGGGAGACGCTGAAAGAGCTGGCGCTGCCTATCTACTCCATTGGCATGGTGCTGGCCTTTGCGTTTATCTCTAACTACTCCGGCCTGTCGGCTACGCTGGCACTGGCGCTGGCACATACCGGCCACGCCTTTACCTTCTTCTCGCCGTTCCTGGGCTGGCTGGGCGTCTTCCTGACCGGATCGGACACCTCATCAAATGCGCTGTTCGCCGCGCTGCAGGCCACCACCGCGCAGCAGATCGGGGTGCACGATGTGCTGCTGGTGGCGGCCAACACCACCGGTGGCGTGACCGGGAAGATGATCTCGCCGCAGTCCATCGCCATCGCCTGTGCGGCGGTTGGCCTGGTGGGTAAGGAGTCAGATCTGTTCCGTTTCACCGTGAAACACAGCCTGATTTTCACCTGCATGGTCGGGGTGATTACCACGCTGCAGGCCTACGTCTTCCCGTGGATGATCCCATGA
- a CDS encoding amidohydrolase family protein, which produces MPITSSPSRRDFLGQSVRWTAAGGLLAAGLGQASAATASSSPAAGPDHPAAALPRQDHYLLRNVRLEEGFIREDDEIVATRTGLYDISVRDGNIDQLTAAGQGDRSLPSWDAQNALLLPATQDMHIHLDKTFYGGPWQAPRPRQGKTIMDMIAREQVLIPQLLPHSQARAEALIALLHAKGTTRARSHCNIDPVSGLQSLEHLQAALARHPDFPCEIVAFPQHGLLHSQVDGLMREAMQRGVGYVGGLDPTNVDGAMEKSLDAMFQIALDYQRGVDIHLHETSPAGVAAIHYMIDTVAKNPQLKGRVTLSHGFALATLNGAALDKMIEGLAEQQFSVASTLPIGKLTMPIPQLQAAGVKVMTGTDSVIDHWSPFGTGSMLEKANLYAQLYRGSDEFSLSRALAIATDDRLPLSAQGERQWPTPGDEASMMLVSASCSAEAVARISPVIATFSRGKPVFALTPA; this is translated from the coding sequence ATGCCGATTACCTCTTCACCCAGTCGCCGTGATTTCCTTGGACAAAGCGTTCGCTGGACCGCCGCAGGCGGCCTGCTGGCAGCCGGTCTCGGCCAGGCCAGCGCCGCGACCGCCTCCTCATCGCCCGCCGCCGGACCCGATCACCCCGCTGCCGCCCTGCCGCGTCAGGATCACTATCTGCTGCGCAACGTGCGGCTGGAGGAGGGCTTTATCCGCGAGGATGATGAGATTGTGGCGACCCGGACAGGGCTTTACGACATCAGCGTGCGCGACGGCAACATTGACCAGCTGACCGCCGCAGGCCAGGGCGATCGGTCGCTGCCCTCCTGGGATGCGCAGAATGCGCTGCTGCTGCCGGCAACCCAGGATATGCACATCCATCTGGATAAGACCTTCTATGGCGGTCCGTGGCAGGCGCCGCGTCCGCGTCAGGGCAAAACCATTATGGATATGATCGCACGCGAACAGGTGCTGATCCCGCAACTGCTGCCCCATTCTCAGGCGCGCGCCGAAGCCCTGATCGCCCTGCTGCACGCCAAGGGTACCACCCGCGCCCGCAGCCACTGCAACATCGACCCGGTCAGCGGCCTGCAGAGCCTGGAACATCTGCAGGCCGCCCTGGCCCGGCATCCCGATTTTCCCTGCGAGATCGTGGCGTTTCCGCAGCACGGCCTGCTGCACTCTCAGGTCGACGGGCTGATGCGCGAAGCGATGCAGCGGGGCGTCGGGTATGTCGGCGGGCTGGATCCGACTAACGTTGATGGCGCGATGGAGAAATCACTGGATGCGATGTTTCAGATTGCGCTCGACTATCAGCGCGGCGTCGACATCCATCTGCATGAAACCTCTCCGGCGGGCGTGGCGGCGATTCACTACATGATTGATACCGTCGCGAAGAACCCGCAGCTGAAAGGCAGAGTCACGCTCAGCCACGGTTTTGCTCTGGCGACCCTGAACGGCGCGGCGCTGGATAAGATGATTGAGGGGCTGGCGGAGCAGCAGTTCAGCGTCGCCTCGACGCTGCCCATCGGCAAACTCACGATGCCAATACCGCAGCTGCAGGCGGCCGGGGTGAAGGTGATGACCGGCACCGACAGCGTAATCGACCACTGGTCGCCTTTCGGAACCGGCAGCATGCTGGAAAAGGCAAATCTCTATGCGCAGCTCTATCGCGGATCGGATGAGTTTTCGCTGTCGCGGGCGCTGGCTATCGCGACGGATGACCGGCTGCCGCTGTCGGCGCAGGGAGAACGCCAGTGGCCCACGCCGGGTGATGAGGCGAGCATGATGCTGGTCTCTGCCAGCTGTTCAGCCGAAGCCGTGGCGCGCATTTCGCCGGTAATCGCGACCTTCTCGCGGGGTAAACCGGTATTTGCGCTGACCCCAGCCTGA
- the dbpA gene encoding ATP-dependent RNA helicase DbpA — protein MTAFSTLNSLPDSQLDNLREMGYTSMTPVQAATLPAILQGRDVRAQAKTGSGKTAAFGIGLLHHIDSTRFQTQALILCPTRELADQVGNVLRQLARYTRNIKVLTLCGGQPMSAQRDSLVHPPHIVVGTPGRILDHISRENLKLDQLNTLVLDEADRMLEMGFLNDMETIIKATPDSRQTLLFSATWPDAISAISTRFQRDALSVVTEDVSELPHIDQQFFEASHNEKLGLLIALLGDQQPASCVVFCNTKRECDDVAEALNARDISALPLHGDLEQRDRERVLIRFANGSGRVLVATDVAARGLDIKSLAMVVNYQLAWDPEVHLHRIGRTARAGEHGVAVSLVAADEMARAHALEDFLQQKLPWVSASTLKKGSNKPLPAAMMTLCIDGGRKAKIRPGDILGALTGEAGFRAEQIGKIVLTPTHAYVAIEANQAKAALVKLKQGKIKGKTCRAILLKD, from the coding sequence GTGACCGCTTTTTCTACCCTCAATTCGCTTCCCGACAGCCAGCTCGATAACCTGCGCGAGATGGGCTACACCAGCATGACGCCCGTGCAGGCGGCTACGCTGCCGGCCATCCTGCAGGGACGCGACGTGCGCGCGCAGGCGAAAACCGGCAGCGGTAAAACGGCTGCTTTTGGTATTGGTCTGCTGCACCATATCGACAGCACCCGCTTCCAGACCCAGGCGCTGATCCTCTGCCCGACCCGTGAACTGGCGGATCAGGTAGGCAATGTGCTGCGCCAGCTGGCGCGCTACACCCGCAATATCAAGGTGCTCACGCTCTGCGGCGGCCAGCCCATGAGCGCACAGCGGGACTCGCTGGTGCATCCGCCGCATATCGTGGTTGGCACGCCAGGCCGCATCCTCGACCACATCAGCCGCGAAAACCTTAAGCTGGACCAGCTCAACACCCTGGTGCTGGATGAGGCCGATCGTATGCTGGAGATGGGTTTCCTGAATGATATGGAAACGATCATCAAGGCGACGCCTGACTCGCGCCAGACGCTGCTCTTCTCTGCTACCTGGCCCGACGCCATCTCGGCTATCAGCACCCGCTTCCAGCGCGATGCGCTGAGCGTGGTCACGGAAGATGTCAGCGAACTGCCGCACATCGACCAGCAGTTTTTTGAAGCCAGCCACAATGAGAAACTGGGGCTGCTCATCGCGCTGCTGGGCGATCAGCAACCCGCCTCCTGCGTGGTATTCTGCAACACCAAACGTGAATGTGATGATGTCGCCGAAGCGCTTAACGCGCGCGATATCAGTGCCCTGCCGCTGCATGGCGATCTGGAGCAGCGCGATCGCGAGCGTGTCCTGATCCGCTTCGCCAACGGCAGCGGCCGCGTGCTGGTGGCGACCGATGTCGCCGCGCGCGGGCTCGACATCAAATCACTGGCGATGGTCGTCAACTATCAGCTCGCCTGGGACCCGGAAGTCCACCTGCACCGCATTGGCCGTACGGCGCGCGCGGGTGAGCATGGCGTTGCGGTCAGCCTGGTCGCCGCCGACGAAATGGCGCGCGCACACGCGCTGGAAGATTTCTTGCAGCAGAAGCTGCCGTGGGTATCGGCCAGCACGCTGAAAAAGGGCAGTAACAAGCCGCTGCCTGCCGCGATGATGACGCTCTGTATCGATGGTGGCCGCAAGGCCAAGATTCGTCCGGGGGATATTCTGGGTGCGCTGACGGGCGAAGCCGGTTTCCGCGCCGAGCAGATTGGGAAAATCGTTCTGACGCCAACCCACGCCTACGTGGCGATTGAGGCGAACCAGGCCAAAGCGGCGCTGGTGAAGCTCAAGCAGGGTAAAATCAAAGGCAAAACCTGCCGGGCAATTCTGCTGAAGGATTAA
- a CDS encoding YgiW/YdeI family stress tolerance OB fold protein, with translation MKKVILASLLVMMSAGVSAEEGGFKAGDTPPPQHKQDAGYKGSEDTGQTHINQIRDFRQGGYVTLEGYIVKKEQGERYQFRDNTGTLPIIASKKTFVGKTYTADDKVRVSGKVQGKGDKTTLHVTKIEEP, from the coding sequence ATGAAAAAAGTGATTTTAGCGTCATTGCTGGTGATGATGAGTGCAGGGGTATCGGCCGAAGAGGGTGGATTCAAAGCCGGTGATACGCCACCGCCGCAGCACAAGCAGGATGCGGGCTATAAAGGGTCAGAAGATACCGGTCAGACGCATATCAATCAGATCCGCGATTTCCGTCAGGGCGGCTATGTGACGCTGGAAGGGTATATCGTGAAGAAAGAGCAGGGCGAACGCTATCAGTTCCGCGACAACACCGGAACGCTGCCGATCATCGCCTCGAAGAAAACATTTGTGGGGAAAACCTACACCGCCGATGACAAAGTGCGCGTGAGCGGCAAGGTGCAGGGCAAAGGTGACAAAACCACGCTGCACGTGACAAAGATCGAAGAGCCCTAA
- a CDS encoding cyanate transporter, which yields MNRENNLLLAALVLAGLNMRPLMTSVSPLLDLLRQSIGLSPLAASLLPALPMMMMGVIALVSAPLMQRFSVRKLLTVGSGLLLLALMSRGWIGDGYGLVLSTVPGGAGIGIVQMAMPGWIRQRFGRRSAGVTGLWAAALMGGGGIGAALSPWLNSLLGWQGALSSWAVPVMLAILLWLFIPSAPVARTEEVALPALWRKTRAWTLALSFGLVNGGYAICVAWLPDFYHQLGWSAQAGGSLLGMMIGCQVSGALLLPLLAKGRDRRPLLLLTLAMQFGGMLGFLSAPQLAPWLWAGVAGFGLGGAFPLALVLALDHLEQPQAGARLVAFMQGVGFIIAGSMPFIAGQLHVLTGAFASIWLLQAAVTLLLIALNLRFHPRSYQSAFPEVNR from the coding sequence ATGAACAGAGAGAACAACCTGCTGCTGGCAGCGCTGGTGCTGGCCGGGCTGAATATGCGCCCGCTGATGACCTCGGTCAGTCCGCTGCTGGATCTGCTGCGGCAGAGCATCGGCCTGTCACCCCTGGCGGCCTCGCTGCTGCCCGCGCTGCCGATGATGATGATGGGCGTGATTGCGCTGGTCAGTGCGCCGCTGATGCAGCGCTTCAGCGTGCGTAAACTGCTGACCGTCGGGTCAGGGCTGCTGCTGCTGGCGCTGATGAGTCGCGGATGGATCGGCGATGGATATGGGCTGGTGCTGAGTACCGTGCCGGGCGGGGCGGGAATTGGCATCGTGCAGATGGCGATGCCGGGATGGATTCGTCAGCGTTTTGGCCGTCGCAGCGCCGGTGTCACCGGCCTCTGGGCCGCCGCGCTGATGGGCGGCGGCGGCATAGGCGCCGCCCTTTCGCCGTGGCTGAACAGCCTGCTTGGCTGGCAGGGCGCGCTGAGCAGCTGGGCCGTGCCGGTGATGCTGGCGATCCTGCTCTGGCTGTTTATCCCCTCTGCACCGGTCGCCCGGACAGAAGAGGTCGCACTGCCGGCGCTGTGGCGCAAAACCCGGGCCTGGACGCTGGCGCTGAGCTTTGGGCTGGTCAACGGCGGCTATGCCATCTGCGTGGCCTGGCTGCCCGATTTTTACCATCAGCTCGGCTGGAGCGCCCAGGCGGGCGGATCCCTGCTCGGCATGATGATCGGCTGTCAGGTTAGCGGTGCGTTGCTGCTGCCGCTGCTGGCAAAAGGGCGCGATCGTCGTCCGCTGCTGCTGCTGACGCTGGCGATGCAGTTCGGCGGGATGCTCGGCTTCCTGTCTGCGCCGCAGCTCGCCCCCTGGCTCTGGGCGGGTGTAGCGGGTTTCGGATTGGGCGGCGCGTTTCCGCTGGCGCTTGTGCTGGCACTGGACCACCTGGAACAGCCGCAGGCGGGGGCGCGGCTGGTGGCATTCATGCAGGGTGTCGGGTTTATTATCGCGGGCAGCATGCCCTTTATCGCCGGACAGCTCCATGTGCTCACCGGAGCTTTCGCCAGCATCTGGCTGCTGCAGGCGGCGGTGACGCTGCTGCTGATTGCGCTGAATCTGCGATTCCATCCGCGCAGCTATCAGTCCGCCTTTCCGGAGGTGAATCGCTGA
- a CDS encoding CPBP family intramembrane glutamic endopeptidase encodes MNTNSDRVTLTLFYVGSFVVYYLVTMLITLFPNYSVLRNDGLLVPVLCLFEFAVIYPLYRFYCQRRSDLPLGELCTLQTLLFTGALFVLMAAQMQFMQPEGWLVMQAQQGRNSLLILLLTAVLLAPVFEEVLFRGFLLQGFLLWAPRSRFACMLLTSLLFAVMHTQYVHWQTLLALTLFSLLLCYARLRSNSLALPIFLHTLNNLIALLPAWYFAG; translated from the coding sequence ATGAACACCAATTCCGACAGAGTGACCCTGACGCTGTTCTACGTCGGCAGCTTTGTGGTCTATTACCTGGTTACCATGCTGATCACGCTGTTTCCCAACTACAGCGTGCTGCGTAATGACGGCCTGCTGGTGCCGGTGCTCTGCCTGTTTGAATTTGCGGTTATCTATCCGCTCTATCGCTTCTACTGCCAGCGCCGCAGCGATCTGCCGCTGGGTGAGCTCTGCACGCTGCAGACCTTACTGTTTACGGGTGCGCTGTTTGTTCTGATGGCGGCTCAGATGCAGTTCATGCAGCCGGAAGGCTGGCTGGTGATGCAGGCCCAGCAGGGGCGCAATTCGCTGCTGATCCTGCTGCTGACTGCCGTGCTGCTGGCTCCGGTGTTTGAAGAGGTGCTGTTCCGCGGCTTTCTGTTGCAGGGCTTCCTGCTGTGGGCTCCCCGCAGTCGCTTCGCCTGTATGCTGCTGACCTCGCTGCTGTTTGCGGTGATGCATACCCAGTATGTGCACTGGCAGACGCTGCTCGCCCTGACGCTCTTTTCGCTGCTGCTCTGCTATGCCCGGCTGCGGAGTAACAGCCTGGCGCTGCCTATTTTCCTGCACACGCTGAACAACCTGATCGCGCTGCTGCCCGCCTGGTATTTTGCCGGTTGA